One window of the Cloacibacillus sp. genome contains the following:
- a CDS encoding nitronate monooxygenase family protein, whose amino-acid sequence MENEYTNLPKLTIGAHTPRYPIIQGGMGIMVSGPKLAGAVAAAGGIGTIASVGMAASCSDFDMNSGAKNIETQNNKILAQYITEAKAASNGGVIAVNCMCALSDYEELVRTSCEAGADIIISGAGLPLKLPQITADFPNTALVPIVSSVKAAGLILSRWVKHYNRLPDAFVVETPNTAGGHLGARDAEQAMEENLSLKEVVPALVAYLKEQGYNIPVISAGGIWDGRDMKEAFAMGAVGVQMGTRFAATEEGDASDRFKQAYIDAEDKDVVLLKSPCGLPGRAIMSPLLERYFSDTLDMAKCRAACLSHCLCRVKHETFCIADALVSAYKGDWENGLFFCGSNVGHVKSILKVKDLMTELLSEFSTPEPAPLR is encoded by the coding sequence ATGGAAAACGAATATACAAATCTTCCGAAATTAACTATAGGCGCACATACGCCTAGATACCCCATCATACAGGGCGGCATGGGCATCATGGTCTCTGGCCCAAAACTTGCCGGCGCGGTGGCGGCGGCGGGCGGCATAGGTACTATAGCCTCCGTCGGTATGGCCGCATCATGCAGCGATTTTGACATGAACTCCGGCGCTAAAAACATCGAAACGCAGAACAACAAAATACTCGCGCAATACATAACAGAGGCCAAGGCCGCGTCAAACGGCGGCGTCATTGCCGTCAACTGCATGTGCGCCTTAAGCGACTACGAAGAGCTGGTTCGCACCTCATGCGAAGCGGGCGCCGACATCATCATCTCAGGCGCAGGCCTTCCGCTCAAACTGCCGCAGATAACGGCCGACTTTCCAAACACGGCGCTCGTCCCCATTGTCAGCAGCGTCAAGGCGGCCGGGCTTATCCTCTCCCGCTGGGTCAAACACTACAACAGACTTCCCGACGCCTTCGTAGTCGAGACGCCGAACACCGCGGGCGGTCACCTCGGCGCGCGCGACGCGGAGCAGGCGATGGAAGAAAACCTCTCGCTTAAAGAGGTCGTCCCCGCGCTTGTTGCATATCTGAAAGAGCAGGGGTACAACATCCCAGTCATCTCCGCCGGAGGCATCTGGGACGGACGCGACATGAAAGAGGCCTTTGCGATGGGCGCAGTAGGCGTGCAGATGGGAACACGCTTTGCCGCAACGGAAGAGGGAGACGCCTCCGACCGTTTCAAGCAGGCCTACATCGACGCGGAGGACAAAGACGTCGTGCTGCTGAAAAGCCCATGCGGGCTGCCGGGACGCGCGATAATGAGCCCGCTGCTAGAACGCTATTTTTCCGACACGCTCGATATGGCGAAATGCCGCGCCGCCTGTCTTTCGCACTGCCTCTGCCGCGTGAAGCACGAGACCTTCTGCATAGCGGACGCGCTCGTCAGCGCCTACAAGGGAGACTGGGAAAACGGCCTCTTTTTCTGCGGCAGCAACGTCGGCCACGTAAAGTCTATTCTGAAGGTGAAAGACCTCATGACGGAGCTGCTTTCGGAATTCAGCACGCCGGAGCCCGCTCCTTTGCGCTAA